A single Lactuca sativa cultivar Salinas chromosome 8, Lsat_Salinas_v11, whole genome shotgun sequence DNA region contains:
- the LOC111893317 gene encoding uncharacterized protein LOC111893317 — MKGKFGGKQPTGTPSVAWSTVVVIVSLLSGASVVHNIFKPDLTLPPIESVSADKMQQPAKE; from the exons ATGAAGGGGAAATTCGGCGGTAAGCAGCCGACGGGTACTCCGTCAGTGGCATGGTCGACGGTCGTTGTCATCGTTTCACTGCTTTCTGGCGCATCCGTCGTCCATAACATCTTCAAACCTGATTTG ACATTACCTCCCATTGAAAGTGTTAGTGCTGATAAGATGCAACAACCTGCTAAAGAATGA